The Montipora capricornis isolate CH-2021 chromosome 3, ASM3666992v2, whole genome shotgun sequence genome window below encodes:
- the LOC138042655 gene encoding cleavage stimulation factor subunit 3-like: protein MDSSEEGVRNGANGRRVSSDLKDGTVTFWSKTERGIKAEMRLQNHPFDTESWGVLIREAQNTPLDTSRVLCEKLVRRFPNAGRYWRLYIEQEMKNNNYEQVEKLFQKCLIKVLNIDLWKCYLSYVRDTKSSLQNFRDKMLQAYEFALEKVGVDFNSYQIWVDFVNFLKTGEAVGSYAENRKIITIRKVYQRAVVTPMLNLEALWREYNSFEQSVNKTLAKKLIDDKTREYMNARRVAKEYEAITRGLVRGNPSVPVNGSAEETKQLQIWKKYIAWEKSNPLRTEDTALLTKRVVYAYEQCLQTMGFHSNMWCEAALYLEKVSQQLMDKGDMQGSKVLSDEAVGMYERAITGLMKRSMLLNFAYADFEEGRMKFQKAKEIYEKYLALENIDPTLVYIQYMKFARRSESIKESRTVFKRAREDPRTNFHVFISAALMEYYCSKDKSIAFKIFELGLKKHMNETDYVLAYIDYLSHLNDDNNTRVLFEKVLSSMPNEKASDVWSKFLEFEATCGDLASLVKVENRKLEAYREELEGHETSVLVDRYKYLDLFPCTPLELKIMGYVGSTRQNSSLSNILSSVATQDEQTEEKPVKFPRPDTSQMTPFKPTAGAVGVHSVPGGVFPIPPAAQHLMTLLPPPTCFQGPFVMVEDFIRLTLECQLPDPPVSGLPDAEVPVNGVEDGEESMEVDQQKRGVKRPGVDHESDDESSSAAPPVNDIYRSRQQKRVH, encoded by the exons ATGGACTCAAGTGAAGAAGGTGTTAGAAATGGTGCAAATGGACGACGTGTCAGCTCAGATCTCAAG GATGGCACAGTCACTTTTTGGAGTAAAACTGAACGTGGAATTAAGGCAGAAATGCGGTTGCAGAATCATCCCTTTGACACTGAATCTTGGGGAGTCTTGATCCGGGAGGCACAG AATACTCCATTGGATACATCAAGAGTGCTGTGTGAAAAGCTTGTTAGACGATTCCCAAATGCTGGCCGTTACTGGAGATTGTACATTGAGCAAGAG atgaaaaataacaACTATGAACAAGTAGAAAAG CTTTTTCAGAAATGTCTCATCAAGGTGCTAAACATTGATCTCTGGAAGTGTTACCTGTCTTATGTCAGGGATACAAAAAGttccctccaaaattttag agataagatGCTGCAAGCTTATGAATTTGCCCTTGAAAAAGTTGGTGTGGACTTCAACTCATATCAG ATTTGGGTTGACTTTGTGAACTTTCTGAAGACAGG TGAGGCAGTTGGCAGCTATGCTGAAAACCGCAAGATAATCACCATAAGAAAAGTGTATCAG AGAGCAGTGGTGACTCCAATGTTAAATTTGGAGGCTTTGTGGAGAGAATACAACTCATTTGAACAG AGTGTGAACAAAACACTGGCCAAAAAACTCATTGATGATAAGACCAGAGAGTACATGAATGCTAGAAGAGTTGCAAAG GAGTATGAAGCCATAACACGAGGACTGGTTAGAGGAAATCCATCAGTTCCTGTCAATGGAAGTGCAGAAGAAACCAAGCAG TTACAAATTTGGAAGAAGTACATTGCATGGGAAAAAAGCAACCCACTGAGAACTGAGGACACTGCTTTGCTTACCAAGAGAg TGGTGTATGCATATGAGCAATGTCTTCAGACTATGGGATTTCATTCTAATATGTGGTGTGAAGCAGCACTTTATCTGGAGAAAGTCAGTCAACAGTTGATGGACAAAGGG GACATGCAAGGTTCAAAAGTTCTTAGTGATGAAGCAGTTGGAATGTACGAACGAGCTATCACAGGACTGATGAAACGCAGCATGTTGCTGAACTTTGCATATGCCGACTTTGAAGAG GGAAGGATGAAGTTTCAGAAGGCAAAGGAAATTTATGAAAAATATCTAGCCCTAGAGAATATTGATCCAACTTTG GTTTATATACAATACATGAAATTTGCAAGACGTTCCGAAAGCATAAAGGAGAGCAGGACAGTTTTCAAAAGGGCAAGAGAGGATCCCAGGACCAATTTTCAT GTTTTTATCTCTGCTGCTCTAATGGAGTATTATTGCAGTAAA GACAAATCCATTGCATTTAAAATCTTTGAGCTAGGGTTAAAG AAACATATGAACGAAACAGACTATGTGTTGGCATATATAGATTATTTATCACATTTAAATG ATGACAACAACACAAGAGTACTGTTTGAAAAGGTTTTGAGTTCCATGCCAAACGAAAAGGCCAG CGATGTTTGGAGTAAATTTTTGGAGTTTGAAGCCACGTGTGGTGACTTAGCCAGCTTAGTCAAGGTTGAGAACAGAAAACTGGAAGCCTACAGAGAG GAACTGGAAGGCCATGAAACATCAGTGCTTGTAGACAGATACAAGTACCTGGATCTCTTTCCTTGTACTCCACTGGAGCTTAAAATAATGGGCTATGTG GGCTCCACAAGACAAAACAGTAGTTTGTCAAACATCCTCTCCTCTGTAGCCACTCAAGACGAGCAGACTGAAGAAAAACCAGTAAAATTCCCTCGACCAGACACATCACAGATGACACCATTTAAACCAACAGCAGGAGCAG TGGGTGTTCACTCTGTACCAGGTGGAGTCTTCCCAATTCCTCCGGCAGCACAACATCTCATGACTCTGTTGCCTCCTCCAACTTGCTTTCAG GGCCCGTTTGTGATGGTGGAAGATTTTATCAGGCTGACATTGGAATGCCAGTTACCTGATCCTCCAGTCTCTG